In Silene latifolia isolate original U9 population chromosome 3, ASM4854445v1, whole genome shotgun sequence, a single window of DNA contains:
- the LOC141648261 gene encoding acetylserotonin O-methyltransferase-like encodes MEETMMNLPTQNNGDHSKEVIDEEDAKAASKIWDYVFGFTDMALIKCAIDLGIPDLIEKNGGSISLSELSSSLSCSTPHLYRIMRYLVHKNIFNQKKTSQNNLFYSQTPLSRRLLSNGKNSMVPLLLLETSPTMLAPWLALSKRVLQENGSAFDAVHGEDVWSFSAENLEHSRLINDAMACDARIVIPRVIEECPDLFKGVCSVVDVGGGDGTTLSMLVKGFSWIKGINFDLPHVIDANLVACQGVEHVSGDMFKLVPKADVAIIKWVLHDWGDEECIKILKNCKEAIPKDKGKVIILEGVLEEETNDKLESARMMLDMVMMAHTTNGKERTLKEWNYVIMEAGFSRINVTRIHAVQSVIEAFP; translated from the exons ATGGAAGAAACAATGATGAATCTGCCAACACAAAATAATGGAGATCATAGTAAAGAGGTAATAGATGAGGAAGATGCAAAAGCAGCTTCAAAAATATGGGATTATGTCTTTGGTTTCACCGATATGGCACTTATAAAATGTGCTATCGACCTTGGCATACCCGATTTAATTGAAAAAAATGGAGGTTCAATCTCATTATCTGAACTATCCTCGTCTCTTTCATGTTCGACTCCTCATCTTTATCGTATTATGAGGTACTTAGTTCACAAAAATATATTCAACCAGAAAAAAACTAgccaaaacaacttattttactCACAAACTCCGCTTTCTAGACGTTTATTAAGTAATGGCAAGAATAGTATGGTTCCACTCTTGTTGCTAGAAACTAGTCCAACAATGTTGGCACCTTGGCTAGCGTTGAGCAAGCGCGTCCTACAGGAGAATGGTTCGGCATTTGATGCTGTCCATGGGGAGGATGTTTGGAGCTTTTCGGCCGAGAATCTTGAACATAGTAGGCTCATCAATGATGCCATGGCTTGTGATGCTAGGATTGTAATACCCCGAGTTATTGAGGAATGTCCGGATTTGTTTAAGGGTGTTTGCTCTGTGGTTGATGTTGGTGGTGGGGATGGTACTACTTTGTCTATGCTTGTTAAGGGATTTTCTTGGATTAAAGGCATCAACTTTGATCTTCCTCATGTTATTGATGCTAATTTAGTAGCTTGTCAAGGTGTGGAACATGTTTCAGGTGACATGTTTAAACTTGTTCCTAAAGCCGATGTTGCTATTATTAAG TGGGTTTTGCATGATTGGGGGGATGAAGAGTGCATTAAAATCTTGAAGAATTGCAAAGAAGCCATACCAAAAGACAAAGGGAAGGTGATAATATTGGAAGGAGTGCTAGAAGAGGAGACAAATGATAAGTTGGAAAGTGCAAGGATGATGCTAGACATGGTGATGATGGCTCACACTACTAATGGCAAAGAAAGGACTTTAAAAGAATGGAATTATGTGATCATGGAGGCCGGGTTTAGTCGTATTAACGTTACGCGTATTCATGCTGTTCAATCTGTCATTGAAGCTTTTCCTTAA
- the LOC141649867 gene encoding uncharacterized protein LOC141649867, with protein sequence MEVVELLKPDGGGWWTKKINQFFLPFEVERITNIRLSPNEGDDLWYWVHEKDGFYSVRTAYKMLAGDTVDMADMSNWKREKWLWNKLWKVLVWPRVKLFFWQLCNEDGIGLPCEEEEVRGSGVREWVEYRWRKIGEADYGKFMIDPAKVVRRVHDVLAEESGWMDLGGKKNRSGGRGRVDDRAEGWMAPSRGVVKVNVDAGVQDGFGVGTGAICRAEYGAALWGMAINRAHTWDSAIAEPVAILDGVQEAARRGHRDVVVESDCLQVIEDLQRMRHGRSILSAVLDDILALSNLFNSLRWSHTSRTNNCVAHALAHFNSSFVGKTVWDGDLPPIVNNAVLFDISLLN encoded by the exons ATGGAGGTCGTTGAACTGCTAAAACCAGATGGTGGGGGGTGGTGGACCAAGAAGATTAACCAGTTCTTTTTGCCTTTCGAGGTAGAAAGAATTACTAATATTCGACTTAGCCCAAATGAAGGTGATGATCTGTGGTATTGGGTGCACGAAAAGGATGGTTTCTATTCGGTTCGTACTGCATATAAAATGTTGGCTGGGGACACGGTGGATATGGCTGATATGTCGAATTGGAAAAGGGAGAAGTGGTTATGGAATAAGCTCTGGAAGGTCCTGGTTTGGCCCCGTGTGAAGCTCTTCTTCTGGCAGCTGTGTAATGAA GATGGGATTGGGCTGCCATGTGAGGAAGAGGAAGTCAGGGGAAGCGGTGTGAGGGAGTGGGTGGAGTATCGGTGGAGGAAAATTGGTGAGGCGGATTATGGGAAGTTTATG ATTGACCCGGCTAAGGTGGTACGTAGGGTGCATGATGTTCTTGCAGAGGAGAGTGGTTGGATGGACTTGGGTGGTAAAAAAAACAGGAGTGGAGGACGTGGGAGAGTTGATGATCGGGCTGAAGGATGGATGGCTCCATCGAGGGGAGTGGTGAAGGTTAATGTGGATGCGGGAGTGCAGGACGGGTTTGGTGTGGGTACGGGAGCAATTTGCAGAGCTGAATATGGGGCGGCCTTGTGGGGGATGGCTATCAATCGTGCACACACTTGGGACTCAGCCATTGCCGAACCTGTTGCAATCCTCGACGGAGTTCAAGAAGCTGCACGGAGAGGACATCGAGATGTGGTGGTGGAGAGTGATTGCTTGCAGGTTATCGAAGATCTACAAAGGATGCGACATGGGAGGAGTATTCTTTCGGCGGTATTAGATGATATTCTAGCTCTTAGTAATTTGTTTAATTCGTTGCGATGGTCACATACTAGTCGAACTAATAATTGTGTGGCACATGCGCTTGCTCATTTTAATTCTAGTTTTGTAGGTAAAACGGTCTGGGATGGTGACTTGCCGCCGATCGTTAACAATGCTGTTCTCTTTGATATTTCGTTATTGAATTAA